A stretch of Girardinichthys multiradiatus isolate DD_20200921_A chromosome 20, DD_fGirMul_XY1, whole genome shotgun sequence DNA encodes these proteins:
- the LOC124857100 gene encoding uncharacterized protein LOC124857100: protein MDDEQLIVEVENRTVLYDTTHPFYKDNSRKEKAWMEIAGTLGISADLCKNRWRNLRDLFVRYNKKTQLQSGSGGAPQKEWKYQGIMCFLQPFLQPRHSKSSLRPTPTVDLELGGTETPLSLADTEERASTPSSTYSTPSTSGEGKKRSRSPRETPSRRLATKKKSTGTLMEDRIMCLLESPTPINTHEESYHFALSTVPILTKLSSPRRRRAKREIMRVLDDLTDEQEEERGSAQA from the exons ATGGACGACGAGCAATTGATTGTGGAAGTAGAAAACAGAACTGTCTTATATGACACAACGCACCCTTTCTACAAAGACAACAGCCGGAAGGAAAAAGCATGGATGGAGATAGCAGGCACTTTGGGAATTAGTG CTGATCTATGCAAGAATAGATGGAGAAATCTTCGCGACCTGTTTGTCagatacaacaaaaaaactcaacTCCAAAGTGGATCAGGTGGGGCGCCACAAAAGGAATGGAAGTACCAAGGCATCATGTGCTTTTTACAGCCATTCCTGCAGCCAAGACA TTCAAAGAGCAGCCTTCGTCCCACACCCACTGTAGATTTAGAGCTGGGGGGAACTGAGACACCTCTATCACTGGCTGACACAGAGGAGCGAGCCAGCACGCCGAGCAGCACTTATTCGACACCATCAACCTCTGGTGAAGGGAAAAAGAGGTCCCGTAGCCCCAGAGAAACCCCATCAAGAAGACTAGCCACAAAAAAGAAGAGCACAGGGACACTAATGGAGGACCGCATAATGTGTCTTCTAGAAAGCCCCACTCCAATAAACACTCATGAAGAGTCATATCACTTTGCTCTCAGCACAGTCCCCATATTGACTAAACTGAGTAGTCCAAGAAGGCGGAGAGCAAAGAGAGAAATCATGCGTGTCCTGGATGATCTCACAGATGAACAGGAGGAGGAACGTGGAAGTGCTCAGGCTTAG
- the LOC124857099 gene encoding protein transport protein Sec61 subunit alpha-like 1, with translation MGIKFLEVIKPFCAVLPEIQKPERKIQFREKMLWTAITLFIFLVCCQIPLFGIMSSDSADPFYWMRVIMASNRGTLMELGISPIVTSGLIMQLLAGAKLIEVGDTPKDRALFNGAQKLFGMIITIGQAIVYVMTGMYGDPSEMGAGICLLIIIQLFVAGMIVLLLDELLQKGYGLGSGISLFIATNICETIVWKAFSPTTVNTGRGTEFEGAVIALFHLLATRTDKVRALREAFYRQNLPNLMNLIATVFVFAVVIYFQGFRVDLPIKSARYRGQYNTYPIKLFYTSNIPIILQSALVSNLYVISQMLSTRFSGNFLVNLLGTWSDTSTGGPARAYPVGGLCYYFSPPESFTSVLDDPVHAVIYIFFMLGSCAFFSKTWIEVSGSSAKDVAKQLKEQQMVMRGHRETSMVHELNRYIPTAAAFGGLCIGGLSVMADFLGAIGSGTGILLAVTIIYQYFEIFVKEQSEVGSMSAMFF, from the exons ATGGGCA TTAAATTCTTGGAGGTGATAAAGCCGTTCTGTGCAGTGCTGCCAGAGATCCAAAAGCCTGAGAGAAAg ATCCAGTTCAGAGAAAAGATGCTATGGACTGCAATAACTCTCTTCATCTTTCTTGTGTGTTGCCAG ATTCCCCTCTTTGGCATAATGTCGTCGGACTCTGCAGATCCATTCTACTGGATGAGAGTCATTATGGCTTCAAATAGAG GTACTCTGATGGAGTTGGGTATCTCGCCTATAGTCACCTCAGGCCTGATAATGCAGCTGCTGGCTGGAGCTAAGCTCATTGAAGTTGGAGACACCCCAAAGGACAGAGCCCTCTTTAATGGAGCTCAGAAAT TGTTTGGGATGATCATCACCATCGGCCAGGCCATTGTTTATGTGATGACTGGCATGTATGGAGATCCATCAGAGATGGGTGCAGGGATCTGTCTGCTCATTATCATTCAG CTGTTTGTAGCAGGGATGATTGTGCTGCTCCTGGATGAATTGCTCCAGAAGGGCTATGGTCTCGGTTCAGGAATCTCCCTGTTCATTGCCACCAACATCTGTGAGACCATTGTCTGGAAGGCCTTTAGTCCCACCACTGTGAACACAGGAAGAG GCACAGAATTTGAGGGAGCAGTCATTGCTCTTTTTCACCTGCTCGCCACAAGGACCGACAAAGTGCGGGCTCTAAGGGAGGCCTTCTACAGGCAGAACCTCCCCAACCTCATGAACCTCATTGCCACAGTGTTTGTCTTTGCTGTAGTTATATACTTTCAG GGATTCAGAGTGGATCTGCCCATCAAATCAGCTCGCTACCGTGGCCAGTATAACACATACCCCATCAAGCTTTTCTATACCTCCAACATTCCCATCATCTTGCAGTCTGCTTTGGTCTCCAACCTGTATGTTATCTCCCAGATGCTTTCCACACGCTTCAGTGGGAATTTCCTGGTTAATCTCCTTGGAACATGGTCT GACACATCAACAGGTGGACCAGCCCGTGCCTATCCAGTCGGAGGACTTTGCTACTACTTCTCTCCACCGGAGTCTTTTACTTCTGTTCTCGACGACCCGGTCCACGCAGTCATTTACATCTTTTTCATGCTCGGCtcatgtgcctttttctccaaaACCTGGATTGAAGTTTCAGGCTCTTCTGCAAAAGAT GTAGCAAAGcaactgaaggagcagcagatGGTGATGAGAGGCCACAGAGAAACCTCAATGGTTCATGAACTAAACAG GTACATTCCAACCGCTGCTGCCTTTGGTGGACTTTGCATCGGTGGTTTATCGGTGATGGCAGATTTCCTTGGTGCCATTGGCTCTGGCACCGGTATCCTGCTGGCTGTCACAATCATCTATCAGTACTTTGAAATCTTTGTGAAAGAACAAAGTGAAGTAGGCAGCATGTCAGCCATGTTCTTCTGA
- the LOC124856945 gene encoding mitochondrial intermembrane space import and assembly protein 40-A-like, translated as MSSIRQEGKDKIIFVTKEDHEMPSSAEFVEEDPNDPYEEQGLILPSGEINWNCPCLGGMASGPCGTEFKEAFSCFHYSKEEVKGSDCLEQFRTMQECLQRYPELYPKEDDAPSIQTSEESASAEPSGTNTAAGFEKDSDPTRPNSESSAES; from the exons ATGAGCTCGATCCGACAGGAAG GTaaagacaaaatcatatttGTCACCAAAGAGGATCATGAAATGCCGAGCAGTGCCGAGTTTGTAGAGGAAGACCCCAATGATCCGTATGAGGAGCAAG GTCTGATTCTCCCCAGTGGAGAGATAAACTGGAACTGTCCCTGCCTGGGTGGGATGGCCAGCGGTCCCTGTGGGACTGAATTCAAGGAAGCCTTCTCCTGCTTCCACTACAGTAAGGAGGAGGTGAAAGGTTCTGACTGCCTGGAGCAGTTCAGGACCATGCAGGAGTGCTTGCAGCGCTACCCAGAGCTTTACCCAAAAGAAGATGATGCACCATCCATCCAGACGTCTGAGGAATCCGCGTCTGCAGAGCCATCAGGCACAAACACAGCAGCTGGCTTCGAGAAGGACTCTGATCCCACACGGCCAAACTCGGAGAGCTCAGCAGAGAGCTAA